In a single window of the Acidobacteriota bacterium genome:
- a CDS encoding DUF4149 domain-containing protein: protein MKFFSDIRLLLLGIWLGAAVFFIAVAQSAFAVLPQREMAGSIVNSTLAVLNYCGIAISGLLLLTTLFGMSGVRPLWMWAERILLMLLFAACAIGHFVIGFWLSSIRSQMSGPIDDLAVDDPLRVQFNMLHEYSVWVLFAGMAAALVTFFIISNRRFGKPEQSGDVYDFSKEFKV from the coding sequence ATGAAATTTTTTTCGGATATTCGGCTTCTATTGCTGGGGATCTGGCTCGGTGCGGCCGTGTTTTTCATCGCGGTCGCTCAAAGTGCGTTCGCCGTTCTGCCCCAGCGTGAAATGGCCGGTTCGATCGTGAACAGCACCCTCGCGGTCCTGAATTACTGCGGCATCGCGATATCAGGACTGTTGCTTTTGACGACACTGTTCGGCATGTCCGGCGTTAGGCCTCTGTGGATGTGGGCAGAAAGGATCTTGTTGATGCTACTATTTGCCGCATGCGCTATTGGGCATTTTGTCATAGGTTTTTGGCTGTCATCGATCCGATCGCAGATGAGCGGGCCGATCGACGACCTCGCTGTCGATGATCCGCTTCGTGTTCAGTTCAACATGCTGCACGAATATTCGGTCTGGGTGCTCTTTGCGGGAATGGCGGCGGCATTGGTAACATTTTTCATTATCTCGAACCGCCGTTTCGGCAAACCCGAACAGTCCGGCGATGTTTACGATTTTTCAAAGGAATTCAAGGTCTGA